One region of Halomonas huangheensis genomic DNA includes:
- the nagZ gene encoding beta-N-acetylhexosaminidase translates to MTQTLGPVMIDLAGTELMADERDLLQHPAVGGVILFARNTEHAVQVRELCQTIREIRPDLLLAIDQEGGRVQRLKKGVTRIPPMARIAQQFEQAPEVTLRLCQDTGWLLGMEMAACGLDLSFAPVLDIDRGLCSVVGNRSFSADPQAVAAMAGAFITGLHEAGMVAVGKHFPGHGGVNVDTHHGVAVDERDLDTLRQYDLVPFTQLAGHLDGVMPAHVVFPAFDSRPAGFSRSWLGMLRESLGFKGVIFSDDLSMAGAHVAGGPAERALAALDAGCDMALICNDRPAALKVLEACEGMTSRRAARLRYARARPDLDALTALSRWRRVHAHLEAMNTD, encoded by the coding sequence ATGACCCAGACGCTTGGACCGGTGATGATAGATCTCGCTGGCACCGAACTGATGGCTGATGAGCGGGACCTGCTCCAGCATCCAGCGGTAGGTGGCGTAATCCTCTTTGCGCGCAATACCGAGCATGCGGTGCAGGTGAGAGAGCTCTGTCAGACCATTCGCGAGATTCGTCCCGATCTGCTGTTGGCAATTGACCAGGAAGGCGGTCGAGTGCAGCGCCTGAAGAAAGGCGTTACCCGCATCCCACCGATGGCCCGCATCGCCCAGCAATTCGAGCAGGCGCCTGAAGTGACGCTACGCCTTTGCCAGGATACCGGTTGGTTGCTGGGTATGGAAATGGCAGCCTGTGGCCTGGACCTGAGCTTTGCTCCGGTACTGGATATCGATCGTGGACTCTGTTCAGTGGTCGGTAACCGGAGCTTCTCGGCCGACCCACAGGCCGTGGCTGCCATGGCAGGAGCCTTTATCACAGGCCTGCACGAAGCCGGAATGGTGGCAGTTGGCAAGCATTTCCCCGGTCACGGTGGAGTGAATGTCGATACTCACCATGGTGTAGCGGTGGATGAACGGGATCTTGATACGCTGCGTCAGTATGACCTGGTGCCATTCACCCAACTGGCTGGTCATCTTGATGGTGTGATGCCGGCTCATGTTGTCTTCCCCGCCTTCGATTCCCGTCCTGCCGGTTTCTCGCGGTCCTGGCTGGGTATGCTCAGGGAGAGCCTTGGTTTCAAGGGTGTCATCTTCTCCGACGATCTGAGCATGGCCGGAGCGCATGTCGCAGGAGGACCTGCTGAGCGTGCTCTTGCAGCCCTTGATGCTGGCTGTGATATGGCACTGATCTGTAATGACCGTCCAGCAGCGCTGAAGGTGCTGGAGGCCTGTGAAGGCATGACCAGCCGACGTGCTGCACGCCTGCGCTACGCGCGGGCAAGACCGGATCTCGACGCGCTGACTGCGTTGTCGCGCTGGCGCCGGGTGCATGCGCACCTGGAAGCCATGAATACTGATTGA
- a CDS encoding hypoxanthine-guanine phosphoribosyltransferase, with amino-acid sequence MPKLDPIHSASLDDMREVMDNADCLIDHDEVELALDRMADEITRDLGDKLPVFYCVMNGGLITTGHLLPRLGFPLEVDYLHATRYRGKTRGGELFWRVSPEIPMAGRHVVIVDDIFDEGATLAAILEYCREAGARSVSTAVLVDKTHDRKAVPGLKADYCSLEVEDRYVFGFGMDYKGYWRNAPGIFAPKGM; translated from the coding sequence ATGCCTAAACTGGACCCCATTCATAGTGCTTCGCTGGATGATATGCGCGAAGTCATGGATAACGCCGACTGCCTGATCGACCATGATGAGGTCGAGTTGGCGTTGGATCGCATGGCCGACGAGATCACTCGCGATCTTGGCGATAAGCTACCGGTCTTCTACTGCGTGATGAATGGAGGCCTGATTACCACGGGGCATCTGCTGCCGCGGTTGGGTTTCCCGTTGGAGGTGGATTACTTGCATGCCACGCGTTACCGCGGCAAGACCCGTGGTGGAGAGCTGTTCTGGCGAGTGTCACCAGAGATTCCCATGGCGGGCCGCCATGTGGTGATCGTTGACGACATCTTCGACGAAGGCGCCACTCTGGCAGCCATCCTCGAGTACTGTCGCGAGGCTGGTGCACGCAGCGTCTCCACCGCCGTACTGGTCGACAAGACACACGATCGCAAGGCCGTTCCTGGGCTCAAGGCTGATTACTGTAGTCTCGAGGTCGAAGATCGTTACGTCTTCGGCTTCGGCATGGACTACAAGGGTTACTGGCGCAACGCGCCGGGGATCTTTGCACCGAAGGGAATGTA